Genomic window (Candidatus Atribacteria bacterium ADurb.Bin276):
GGGCACCTTTTGTATATATTTTATCCAGAGGCTTTTTCTGGGTGCGATTTGACCCCCTTAATATTTGGTGCTGTGGTCTTAATTTTTATCTGGTTTTCCTTCCGCTATCAATATATCGATCTGGTTCCAATTGCTCGATCAACTTTGATTGATAATCTTGAAGTCGGATTTTTATTTCTTGATATTTTCAATCGAATCGTTGATATTAATCCAAAAGCAAAAAATTTTTTAAATCTCACCAATTCAATTATCGGAAAATCAGCTGAAAATTCCATTCCTATTTGGTCGAAATTGGAACAAATATCCAATGATCCAATAATTGTTGACTTGGGAGGTAACAAAAACCATATTTATCTGAGTGTTTACAGTTCCCCAGTTATAGGTAAAAACGGAAGTTATATCGGAAAAGTTATGGTTTTCAATGAAATTACTGAACAGTTGAAAATCAAGGAAGCTTGGTTAAAGACAGAACAAGAGAAGTCTCTCATCCTTCAAGCCATGAGTGATACGGTAGCTTACTATAACAGTCCTAACCTTACCATCAGTTGGGCAAATCCTGCGGCAGCTATTTCAGTAAATCGAAAATTGGATGAAATTTCTGGGCTTCATTGCTATGAAATCTGGCATCAAAGATCAGAACCTTGCGAAGAATGTCCGGTTTTGAAAACCTTTACAACTGGTCAAAAACAAACTATTGAAAAAGAAACCCCTGATGGCCTTACCTTCGAACTACATTCTTATCCGGTTTTTGGTAACCAGAATAAAATTATAGGAGTTGTGGAAATAGGTTATGATGTTACAATTCGGAAGAATTTTGAAAAAAGAATGAGATACTTTAGTTTTCATGATGCTTTAACCGGCCTCTATAATCGAGCCTATTTTGAGGAAGAGCTCAAAAGGCTTTTCGGAAGTAGAGAAATTCAGATTGGAATACTCCTTGCTGATGTAAACGGCTTAAAATTGGTTAATGATGCCTTCGGACATCAAGCAGGAGACCTGTTGTTGAAACGAGTTGCTGACATATTGAGACTGACTTGTAGGAAAGAAGACTTGATTGCTCGCTGGGGTGGGGATGAATTTATTGTTCTTCTCGCTAATATCAATATAGAAAATTTAAAAGAACTGGAAAAAAGGATCCAGGAAGCATGTTTAAAAGATAATAACGAACCAGTTCCCCTGAGTATTTCAGTTGGATACGCAATCAAAGAAAAAAGAGGAACTATAGAAGAGCTTTTAAAAATCACCGAAGAAAGAATGTACCGAAAAAAGCTGGATGAGGGTCCATTCAACCGCCAGAGAATTCTTGACTATTTAGAGGATATTCTGGAAAAGATATCCAGAGAAAATGGCAAACAAATCGAGAATATGAATATTTTGT
Coding sequences:
- the rpfG_3 gene encoding Cyclic di-GMP phosphodiesterase response regulator RpfG, which encodes MNYFPIILQTTGIIVFTFGLIIWNRKSLLSRNLALLAFALALWSITDSFLYVSPSLKYKIYWAAIGYPGSQFSPVLLFFFFFNFTGLEKLLTRKRMILLCILPVISVAMAATNSWHHWLWASLKETEGWFGSGTLFVHGPWFWVEVIYSYTLIGVGVFLYLRFLIKSSKEFSLKARQILTLSIFPFFGHLLYIFYPEAFSGCDLTPLIFGAVVLIFIWFSFRYQYIDLVPIARSTLIDNLEVGFLFLDIFNRIVDINPKAKNFLNLTNSIIGKSAENSIPIWSKLEQISNDPIIVDLGGNKNHIYLSVYSSPVIGKNGSYIGKVMVFNEITEQLKIKEAWLKTEQEKSLILQAMSDTVAYYNSPNLTISWANPAAAISVNRKLDEISGLHCYEIWHQRSEPCEECPVLKTFTTGQKQTIEKETPDGLTFELHSYPVFGNQNKIIGVVEIGYDVTIRKNFEKRMRYFSFHDALTGLYNRAYFEEELKRLFGSREIQIGILLADVNGLKLVNDAFGHQAGDLLLKRVADILRLTCRKEDLIARWGGDEFIVLLANINIENLKELEKRIQEACLKDNNEPVPLSISVGYAIKEKRGTIEELLKITEERMYRKKLDEGPFNRQRILDYLEDILEKISRENGKQIENMNILSNAFAQELGLSEHEKKQLNLLIRFHDLGKITISQDIINKTTELTPEEWESIKKHSEIGYRIANSSPELAPIAEAILAHHERWNGQGYPQNLEGEKIPLLARILAIIEAYDVMLRGSPYKTPLTEKQACQEIQDQAGYQFDPRLVENFLKLIQQAKLKKVAE